In one window of Thalassotalea agarivorans DNA:
- a CDS encoding ribosome recycling factor family protein translates to MKAYAIKALIRGQGAELQRIGRSRNWQLTATFEQLQAIIAVIETAGEGSWLWLVKHLQKQYGELNYQAILEIARMNQGITVNELVIKTNCTIATARKALDEIEFT, encoded by the coding sequence ATGAAGGCGTATGCGATAAAAGCGCTAATACGTGGACAAGGAGCAGAGTTGCAACGCATAGGTCGTTCGAGAAATTGGCAGCTCACCGCTACCTTTGAACAACTGCAAGCAATTATCGCAGTGATTGAAACTGCAGGTGAAGGCAGCTGGTTATGGTTAGTAAAACACCTACAAAAACAGTATGGCGAACTCAATTACCAAGCCATATTGGAAATCGCACGGATGAATCAAGGTATCACGGTGAACGAATTGGTGATAAAAACCAACTGTACTATTGCAACCGCCCGTAAAGCCTTAGATGAAATAGAATTTACATAA
- the topA gene encoding type I DNA topoisomerase: MAKSLVIVESPAKAKTINKYLGKDYIVKSSVGHIRDLPTSGTGKKVPAKSPAEVRKMSPEQKAKYKAKRDKQALVNRMGIDPEKDWKATYQVLPGKEKVVAELKKIAADAEYVYLATDLDREGEAIAWHLKEIIGGDDSKFKRVVFNEITKNAIQQAFSAPTELSMPGVNAQQARRFLDRVVGFMLSPLLWKKVARGLSAGRVQSVAVKLVVEKEREIKAFNPEEYWEIEALTKDTDGSDLLLDLARENGKTFKATNEAQASAAVAALQQANYQVTKREDKPSKSSPSAPFITSTLQQAASTRLGFGVKRTMSLAQRLYEAGHITYMRTDSTNLSKDAVEACRQYIGSNFGENYLPDTAKVYGAKSNAQEAHEAIRPSDVNREAAFLDGMEADAKKLYELIWRQFVACQMTAARYTVSTLTVGAGNFELRAKGRVMQFDGWTKVHPQLSRGDKDKQLPDLAVGSVLNLQSVTPSQHFTKPPARFGEASLVKELEKRSIGRPSTYASIISTIQDRGYVRLEKKRFYAEKMGEIVTDSLSASFTNLMSYDFTANMEQYLDEIAGGKLVWKDVLNDFYKDFTGRLAKADHSKEEGGMPGNEPVLTDIDCPTCGRKMGIRTASTGVFLGCSGYALPPKERCTTTMNLTPGEEAVSVLAEDQETEALRAMHRCPKCSTAMDSYLIDEHRKLHVCGNNPQCDGFELEKGTFKIKGYDGPVLECDRCGSEMQLKNGRFGKYFDCTNSECKNTRKLLANGEAAPPKEDPVHLPELPCEKSDAYFVLRDGASGIFMAASSFPRSRETRAPKVAELQRFRDRISSKFYYLADAPAKDPEGNEAVIRYSRKTKEQYVMTEVNGKATGWVAKFVDGKWVEEQTKKKAPAKKKK, from the coding sequence ATGGCAAAATCTCTGGTTATCGTAGAGTCACCAGCTAAAGCTAAAACCATTAACAAATATCTTGGTAAAGACTACATCGTTAAATCGAGCGTGGGTCATATTCGTGATCTTCCAACGAGCGGCACAGGCAAAAAAGTACCTGCAAAATCGCCTGCAGAAGTCAGAAAAATGTCGCCAGAACAAAAAGCGAAGTACAAAGCCAAGCGAGACAAGCAGGCGCTTGTTAATCGCATGGGTATAGATCCTGAAAAAGACTGGAAAGCGACATACCAAGTATTACCTGGCAAAGAAAAAGTCGTTGCCGAATTGAAAAAAATAGCCGCAGATGCTGAATACGTCTATCTCGCAACCGATTTGGATAGAGAAGGGGAAGCAATCGCTTGGCATTTAAAAGAGATCATCGGTGGTGATGACAGCAAATTTAAACGCGTCGTTTTTAATGAAATAACCAAGAACGCAATCCAACAGGCGTTCTCTGCGCCGACAGAACTGTCTATGCCGGGTGTTAATGCACAACAAGCAAGACGTTTTCTAGATCGCGTTGTTGGTTTTATGCTAAGCCCATTGCTATGGAAGAAAGTTGCCAGAGGTTTATCTGCTGGTCGCGTTCAGTCTGTGGCGGTTAAGCTTGTGGTAGAAAAAGAACGCGAAATTAAGGCGTTTAATCCTGAAGAATATTGGGAAATCGAAGCGTTAACAAAAGATACCGATGGCAGTGACTTGTTATTGGATCTTGCTAGAGAAAACGGTAAAACGTTTAAAGCGACCAATGAAGCACAAGCTTCAGCAGCAGTAGCTGCCTTGCAACAAGCAAATTATCAAGTAACAAAACGTGAAGACAAACCTTCGAAAAGTTCACCTTCAGCACCGTTTATTACATCTACTTTGCAACAAGCCGCAAGTACACGCTTGGGCTTTGGTGTAAAACGCACCATGAGCCTTGCTCAGCGCCTTTATGAAGCGGGTCATATCACCTATATGCGTACTGACTCAACTAACTTGAGTAAAGACGCCGTAGAGGCGTGTCGTCAGTACATCGGCAGTAATTTCGGTGAAAACTATTTACCAGATACAGCTAAGGTATATGGTGCAAAAAGCAATGCGCAAGAAGCGCATGAGGCCATTCGTCCATCAGATGTTAACCGTGAAGCGGCATTTCTTGATGGTATGGAAGCTGACGCTAAGAAGTTATATGAATTGATTTGGCGTCAGTTTGTCGCCTGTCAAATGACAGCAGCACGCTACACAGTGTCTACGTTAACTGTGGGTGCAGGTAACTTTGAGCTCAGAGCTAAAGGTCGCGTAATGCAGTTTGACGGTTGGACTAAAGTTCATCCACAACTTTCACGTGGCGATAAAGACAAGCAGTTACCTGATCTAGCGGTAGGCAGTGTCTTGAACTTACAAAGCGTTACGCCTTCTCAACATTTTACCAAGCCACCAGCACGCTTTGGTGAAGCGTCGCTTGTTAAAGAGCTAGAAAAACGTTCCATTGGACGTCCTTCTACTTATGCCTCGATCATTTCTACTATCCAAGATAGAGGCTATGTCAGGCTTGAGAAGAAACGCTTTTATGCTGAAAAAATGGGTGAAATCGTTACCGATAGTTTATCTGCAAGTTTTACTAATTTAATGAGTTATGACTTTACCGCCAATATGGAGCAATATCTTGATGAGATTGCCGGTGGAAAACTTGTTTGGAAAGATGTACTCAACGACTTTTACAAAGACTTTACTGGCCGATTAGCAAAAGCTGATCACAGCAAGGAAGAGGGCGGTATGCCGGGTAATGAACCGGTATTAACAGATATTGATTGCCCAACTTGTGGTCGTAAAATGGGTATAAGAACAGCCTCTACAGGTGTGTTTTTAGGATGTTCAGGTTACGCTTTGCCTCCGAAAGAACGTTGTACAACAACAATGAATCTTACGCCTGGTGAAGAAGCGGTAAGTGTGCTTGCAGAAGATCAAGAAACAGAAGCGTTGCGTGCAATGCATCGTTGTCCAAAATGTTCTACAGCGATGGACAGTTACTTGATTGATGAACACCGTAAATTGCATGTGTGTGGTAACAACCCACAATGTGATGGCTTCGAGTTAGAGAAGGGTACCTTTAAAATCAAAGGGTATGACGGCCCTGTGCTCGAATGTGATCGTTGTGGCAGTGAAATGCAACTTAAGAATGGTCGCTTTGGCAAGTACTTCGATTGTACCAACAGCGAGTGTAAGAATACGCGTAAGCTGTTAGCTAATGGTGAAGCAGCGCCACCTAAAGAAGATCCGGTTCACCTACCAGAGCTTCCGTGTGAAAAATCAGATGCGTATTTTGTGTTACGCGATGGTGCTTCTGGTATCTTTATGGCAGCAAGTTCGTTCCCTCGCTCACGCGAAACGAGAGCGCCAAAAGTTGCAGAATTGCAGCGTTTTAGAGATAGAATTTCATCTAAATTTTACTATTTAGCAGATGCTCCAGCGAAAGATCCAGAGGGTAATGAAGCGGTAATTCGTTATAGCCGTAAAACCAAAGAGCAATATGTCATGACGGAAGTCAATGGCAAAGCAACGGGTTGGGTAGCTAAGTTTGTGGACGGCAAATGGGTTGAAGAACAAACTAAAAAGAAAGCGCCTGCCAAAAAGAAAAAATAA
- the cysB gene encoding HTH-type transcriptional regulator CysB, with amino-acid sequence MKLQQLRYIVEVLNNNLNVSATAESLFTSQPGISKQVRMLEDELGIQIFGRSGKHLTHVTSAGQEVINIATEILSKVEAIKAVAREHTQPDEGKLRIATTHTQARYALPDIIQGFIKKFPKVSLHMYQGTPTQISDAAAKGEADFAIATESLHLYNDLIMLPCYHWNRSIIVRKDHPLAKMKDITIEDVAQYALVTYVFGFTGRSELDAAFNNAGLEPKIAFTATDADVIKTYVRLGVGIGVIATMAVDPRIDSDLVVIDAKHLFASSTTKIGFRRGTFLRSYMFDFLERFAPHLTRDRVTRAVLLKNNNEIDEMFEGIDLPVR; translated from the coding sequence ATGAAACTGCAACAACTGAGATATATCGTAGAAGTTCTCAATAATAACCTTAACGTTTCAGCGACTGCTGAAAGTTTGTTTACCTCGCAACCTGGCATTAGTAAACAAGTTCGTATGTTAGAAGACGAACTTGGTATACAAATTTTTGGTCGTAGTGGTAAGCATTTGACTCATGTTACCTCTGCGGGTCAGGAAGTCATTAATATTGCCACAGAGATATTATCGAAAGTTGAAGCAATCAAAGCTGTTGCGCGTGAACATACCCAGCCAGATGAAGGTAAGCTTCGAATCGCAACCACACATACCCAAGCGCGTTACGCACTGCCAGATATTATTCAGGGCTTTATTAAAAAGTTTCCGAAAGTATCGCTGCATATGTATCAGGGTACACCTACACAAATCAGTGATGCTGCAGCTAAAGGCGAGGCGGATTTCGCTATCGCAACCGAATCATTGCACTTGTACAACGATTTGATCATGCTGCCTTGTTATCACTGGAATCGCAGTATTATCGTGCGTAAAGACCATCCGCTTGCCAAAATGAAAGATATAACTATCGAAGATGTAGCGCAGTATGCGCTTGTGACATACGTGTTCGGTTTCACTGGTCGCTCTGAATTAGATGCAGCGTTTAATAATGCAGGCTTAGAACCTAAAATTGCCTTTACTGCGACGGATGCAGACGTGATCAAAACCTACGTAAGATTAGGCGTGGGTATTGGCGTGATTGCGACCATGGCGGTAGACCCAAGAATAGACAGTGACCTTGTTGTTATCGACGCGAAGCACTTGTTTGCGTCTAGCACGACTAAGATAGGATTTAGACGTGGTACCTTCCTAAGAAGCTACATGTTTGATTTCTTAGAGCGCTTCGCGCCACATTTGACACGTGATAGAGTAACGCGTGCAGTGTTGCTTAAAAACAACAATGAAATCGATGAAATGTTTGAAGGAATAGACTTACCGGTAAGGTAA